One genomic window of Sulfuricella sp. includes the following:
- the pmbA gene encoding metalloprotease PmbA, producing the protein MQDSRFSHSFDTLQQISQDILNQAKKAGASACEAEVSQSFGQNVTVRHNEVETIEYNRDKGLGVSVYFGQRRGHASTSDLSPDAIRDTVKAACSIARHTASDDFAGLADEALLAKEIPELDLYHPWALPVEQAILLAQECEAAALGVDPRINNSEGASVSTHESLFVYANSLGFIGGYPTTRQGISCAVVAESDHGMQRDYWYTTARAAADLDNTAAVGRMAGERTVRRLDARKLKTMQVPVLFEASLASSLLGSFVGAVSGGSLYRKSSFLLDSLGKEIFTPIIQLQELPHLKKGLASSPFDNEGVATRSRDVVRDGVVQGYFLSSYSARKLGMTSTGNAGGSHNLILADTGQDFAALLKTMDRGLLVTELLGQGVNPVTGDYSRGAAGFWVEGGKIQYPVEEITIAGNLKDMFRNIVAVGNDVLVRGARQCGSILVGQMTVAGE; encoded by the coding sequence GTGCAGGATTCCCGCTTTAGCCATTCGTTCGACACCCTCCAGCAAATTTCCCAGGACATCCTGAATCAGGCCAAAAAAGCTGGCGCCAGCGCCTGCGAAGCGGAAGTCTCGCAGAGTTTCGGCCAGAACGTCACGGTGCGCCACAACGAAGTGGAGACCATCGAATACAACCGCGACAAGGGCCTCGGCGTGAGCGTTTACTTCGGCCAGAGGCGCGGACATGCCAGCACCTCAGACCTGTCGCCGGACGCCATCCGCGACACCGTCAAGGCAGCCTGCAGCATTGCCAGGCACACCGCCAGCGATGACTTTGCCGGGCTGGCCGACGAAGCCCTGCTGGCAAAGGAAATCCCCGAACTTGACCTTTACCACCCCTGGGCATTGCCGGTGGAACAGGCCATTTTGCTGGCGCAGGAGTGCGAAGCGGCAGCATTGGGCGTGGACCCGCGCATCAACAATTCGGAAGGCGCCTCGGTTTCCACCCACGAATCCCTGTTCGTGTACGCCAACAGCCTCGGCTTCATCGGCGGCTACCCCACCACGCGCCAGGGCATCAGCTGTGCAGTGGTGGCGGAATCGGATCACGGCATGCAGCGCGACTACTGGTACACCACCGCGCGCGCCGCCGCTGATCTCGACAATACCGCCGCCGTGGGACGCATGGCGGGCGAGCGCACCGTGCGCCGCCTCGACGCGCGCAAGCTCAAGACCATGCAGGTGCCGGTGCTGTTCGAGGCCTCTCTGGCCTCCAGCCTGCTCGGCAGCTTTGTCGGCGCGGTCAGCGGCGGCAGCCTGTACCGCAAATCCTCATTCCTGCTCGACAGCCTGGGCAAGGAAATCTTCACCCCCATCATCCAGTTGCAGGAACTGCCCCACCTGAAAAAAGGGCTCGCCAGCAGCCCCTTCGACAATGAAGGCGTCGCCACCAGAAGCCGCGACGTGGTCAGGGACGGCGTGGTGCAGGGCTATTTCCTCTCCAGCTACTCGGCGCGCAAGCTGGGCATGACCAGCACCGGCAACGCCGGCGGCAGCCACAACCTGATCCTGGCGGACACCGGCCAGGACTTCGCCGCCCTGCTGAAAACCATGGATCGCGGGCTGCTGGTCACCGAACTGCTCGGGCAGGGCGTGAACCCCGTCACCGGCGACTATTCGCGCGGCGCGGCGGGTTTCTGGGTGGAAGGCGGAAAAATCCAGTACCCGGTGGAAGAAATTACCATCGCCGGCAACCTCAAGGACATGTTCCGCAACATCGTGGCCGTGGGCAACGACGTGCTGGTGCGCGGCGCAAGACAGTGCGGCTCGATACTGGTGGGGCAGATGACGGTGGCGGGGGAGTAA
- a CDS encoding prepilin-type N-terminal cleavage/methylation domain-containing protein, whose amino-acid sequence MNQYIDRETGFSLIELAIVLVVVALLLGGLLVPLTMQIEQQKIRETQKALEEAKEALIGYAASQNPPHLPCPDKTGGSGAGIANDGLEDFDAATGSCSWPEGNIPWATLGVAEVDGWGNRIHYRVEAAFSNRSPLVTFSLALTGNLRVCQTAACTTIVANTLPAVVLSYGKNGFGAINTAGNVNLAPTSVDELANTDLTADFVSRTQSPQGSLAGEFDDIVTWLSPNILFNRMVAAGKLP is encoded by the coding sequence GTGAATCAATACATTGACCGTGAGACTGGCTTCTCCCTGATCGAACTGGCGATCGTGCTGGTTGTGGTGGCCTTGCTCCTGGGCGGTTTGCTGGTGCCGCTGACCATGCAAATCGAACAGCAGAAAATCAGGGAAACACAGAAGGCTCTGGAAGAAGCCAAGGAGGCGCTGATCGGTTATGCCGCCAGCCAGAATCCACCGCACCTTCCCTGTCCGGACAAGACTGGCGGCAGCGGCGCAGGAATTGCCAACGATGGCCTGGAAGATTTTGATGCTGCCACAGGCTCATGCTCATGGCCTGAAGGCAATATCCCCTGGGCCACGCTCGGGGTGGCGGAAGTGGATGGGTGGGGTAACCGGATTCACTACAGAGTTGAGGCCGCTTTCTCCAACCGTTCGCCATTGGTAACCTTCTCGCTGGCCTTGACCGGTAACTTGCGCGTCTGCCAAACAGCCGCCTGCACGACGATTGTTGCCAACACTTTGCCTGCGGTTGTCCTTTCCTATGGGAAAAATGGCTTCGGCGCCATCAACACTGCCGGCAACGTCAACCTTGCTCCCACGAGTGTCGACGAGCTTGCGAACACAGATTTAACCGCGGATTTTGTCAGCCGCACCCAATCCCCACAAGGAAGCCTCGCTGGAGAATTCGACGACATCGTGACCTGGCTTTCCCCTAATATCCTGTTCAACCGCATGGTGGCGGCAGGAAAATTGCCTTAA
- a CDS encoding type II toxin-antitoxin system VapC family toxin produces MRLLLDTHVFLWWINNAPELSAKSRSVIGKGQNECFLSVASCWEMAIKSSTGKLGLSQPLERFIPEQLAANGFRLLEIDFRHVAKVETLPFHHRDPFDRLIVAQAMSEKMPIVSADAALSEYGIKRIW; encoded by the coding sequence ATGCGCCTGTTGCTTGATACCCACGTTTTTCTGTGGTGGATCAACAACGCGCCGGAGTTGTCGGCCAAGTCTCGGTCCGTGATTGGCAAGGGGCAGAACGAGTGTTTCCTGAGCGTTGCAAGTTGCTGGGAAATGGCAATCAAGTCGAGCACGGGCAAGCTGGGATTGTCGCAACCTCTGGAACGCTTCATCCCGGAGCAGCTTGCCGCCAATGGTTTCCGCCTGCTTGAAATTGATTTTCGCCATGTGGCGAAGGTCGAGACCCTGCCTTTTCATCATCGTGACCCTTTTGACCGGCTGATCGTGGCGCAGGCAATGAGCGAGAAGATGCCCATCGTTTCAGCCGATGCGGCTTTGTCCGAATATGGCATCAAGCGAATCTGGTGA
- a CDS encoding type II toxin-antitoxin system prevent-host-death family antitoxin gives MSQFNIAEAKSHFSELVKKALLGEEVVIAKDNKPILKLVPVKAAGKDRMPGTALGKIVHIAPDFDQTPEDFQGYV, from the coding sequence ATGAGCCAATTCAATATCGCGGAAGCAAAATCCCATTTCTCAGAACTGGTGAAAAAAGCCTTGCTTGGCGAGGAGGTGGTGATCGCCAAGGATAACAAGCCGATTCTGAAACTGGTTCCGGTAAAAGCGGCAGGCAAGGATCGGATGCCAGGGACAGCGCTAGGCAAGATTGTGCATATTGCCCCTGATTTTGACCAGACACCGGAAGACTTTCAGGGATATGTTTAA